In methanogenic archaeon ISO4-H5, the following are encoded in one genomic region:
- a CDS encoding adhesin-like protein: MSKYYGHMPESWFWVKGEAKSDTFTENPTLTSDIISAYADGLNIVIGVNWALKTYTLNVRGDTSYAEITDAKLGDTVTLWTHTYVPQYKAFSGWGIGESTYKEGDVTFDSVMAEAGDANSGVVSFTMVYIDIQYHIRYDPQGGVGSIEDLNLYVIGDEFHVAVPDSSVFYKYGYSFVGWKFNKDDDVIYEDTGTFKEELARNADTSTSTVTFYAVWAQKSYRISYELEGGRYGPSAPSYVRYGDDVPIDNPTRVGYTFEGWTATGLGTGALYKSKSDNMMHWNGTLVEATVFRDLTESSSPVILTAHWAVASYNTQYLPNGGTWTSISSSQYQIRIGDTIELPTVRDATKTGYSFAGWGIDTANVIPAGTKLTEAMVGDSSTFTLYAIWTPVIYQLQYRYITDSQYSTINVDYGTSAYVPILERAGYTFRGWTINGAGMEAEYSTDKTEWYKIGSSMVNGTYFRNMSTEAGAVITMNAEWTPIEYRVAYNCNGGTGIAPTDSNVYTVGTKLEMKEYSYLNGTNGSKTIIGWSLEINGSAVNVSEFTQGLCNAADATNTVNFYGVWISDMCTVIVDLEGGSPNFIPAGWIQNAEGKYEKMVNPNTNTKDALEDWSTVTISKGGYSFSGWEYNDSIVLSTVTAYPVFDKIQTTALYGFLAIIAAFPIIAVVIFVLNRPR, from the coding sequence GTGTCCAAGTACTACGGACACATGCCGGAGTCCTGGTTCTGGGTCAAGGGCGAAGCTAAGTCTGACACCTTCACCGAGAACCCCACGCTCACCAGTGATATCATCTCCGCTTACGCCGACGGTCTCAACATCGTCATCGGCGTCAACTGGGCTCTCAAGACCTACACCCTCAACGTCCGCGGAGACACATCCTATGCAGAGATTACGGACGCCAAGCTCGGCGACACCGTGACCCTGTGGACCCACACTTATGTGCCTCAGTACAAGGCATTCTCCGGATGGGGAATCGGCGAGTCCACCTACAAGGAGGGTGATGTGACGTTCGACAGCGTCATGGCCGAAGCCGGCGACGCCAACTCCGGTGTTGTGTCATTTACCATGGTCTACATCGACATCCAGTACCACATCAGGTACGATCCGCAGGGAGGTGTCGGAAGCATCGAGGACCTCAACCTGTATGTCATCGGTGACGAGTTCCATGTCGCAGTTCCCGACAGCTCCGTCTTCTACAAGTACGGATACTCCTTCGTGGGATGGAAGTTCAACAAGGACGACGACGTCATCTACGAGGACACCGGAACCTTCAAGGAGGAACTGGCTAGGAACGCTGACACCAGCACCAGCACCGTGACCTTCTATGCCGTATGGGCACAGAAGTCCTACAGGATCAGCTACGAACTCGAGGGAGGAAGGTACGGACCCTCCGCACCCTCCTACGTCCGCTACGGAGACGATGTCCCGATCGATAACCCCACCCGTGTCGGATACACCTTCGAGGGATGGACCGCAACCGGACTGGGAACCGGTGCTCTGTACAAGTCCAAGTCCGACAACATGATGCACTGGAACGGAACCCTCGTCGAGGCCACCGTGTTCAGGGACCTTACCGAGAGTTCCTCTCCCGTCATCCTGACCGCACACTGGGCTGTGGCTTCCTATAACACCCAGTATCTCCCCAACGGAGGTACCTGGACCAGCATCAGCAGCAGCCAGTACCAGATCAGGATCGGAGACACCATCGAGCTTCCCACCGTAAGGGATGCCACTAAGACCGGTTACTCCTTCGCAGGATGGGGAATCGATACCGCCAATGTCATCCCTGCGGGAACGAAGCTGACCGAGGCAATGGTCGGTGACTCGTCCACCTTCACCCTGTACGCCATCTGGACCCCTGTGATCTACCAGCTGCAGTACAGGTACATCACCGATTCGCAGTACAGTACCATCAACGTCGACTATGGTACGAGCGCATACGTTCCGATCCTCGAGAGGGCCGGTTACACGTTCCGTGGATGGACCATCAACGGTGCCGGAATGGAAGCCGAGTACAGCACGGACAAGACCGAGTGGTACAAGATCGGATCCTCCATGGTGAACGGAACCTACTTCAGGAACATGTCCACCGAGGCGGGTGCGGTCATCACCATGAACGCGGAGTGGACTCCCATCGAGTACAGGGTCGCATACAACTGCAACGGCGGTACCGGTATCGCGCCCACCGACTCCAACGTGTACACCGTGGGAACCAAGCTCGAGATGAAGGAGTACAGCTACCTCAACGGTACCAACGGAAGCAAGACCATCATCGGATGGTCGCTGGAGATCAATGGTTCCGCTGTCAATGTCAGCGAGTTTACCCAGGGTCTCTGTAATGCCGCGGATGCAACCAACACCGTCAACTTCTACGGTGTGTGGATCAGCGACATGTGCACCGTGATAGTGGACCTCGAGGGAGGTTCTCCCAACTTCATCCCTGCCGGATGGATCCAGAACGCCGAAGGCAAGTACGAGAAGATGGTCAACCCCAACACCAACACCAAGGATGCACTCGAGGACTGGTCCACCGTCACCATCTCCAAGGGCGGATACAGCTTCTCCGGCTGGGAGTACAACGATTCCATCGTCCTATCCACCGTGACCGCTTATCCTGTCTTTGACAAGATCCAGACCACCGCACTGTACGGATTCCTTGCGATCATCGCAGCCTTCCCCATAATCGCGGTTGTGATCTTCGTCCTCAACAGACCGCGCTGA
- a CDS encoding signal peptidase I — protein MAFSEKFLTKKNAVTIAAVAIIALSIFFVFFNLNGNSADFSNRDIRLIITDSMDGEPQDYEIRTIPKDSLVMVEILSDSEKENLKVGDVVQFRYGNVYNHHRVIANDVESRTITTQGDNTDAPDSPMSYDKVRGKVVGVNHVLGELVTFVKAYVLVILIFFVAVYVAIRLVEEIRKEKGAS, from the coding sequence ATGGCATTCAGCGAGAAGTTTCTCACCAAGAAGAACGCCGTCACCATAGCAGCGGTGGCAATCATCGCATTGTCCATATTCTTCGTTTTCTTCAACCTGAACGGGAACTCGGCCGACTTCAGCAACAGGGATATCAGGCTGATCATCACCGACTCCATGGACGGGGAACCGCAGGATTACGAGATCCGCACCATCCCCAAGGATTCCCTGGTCATGGTCGAAATTCTCTCCGATTCCGAGAAGGAGAATCTGAAGGTCGGCGACGTCGTACAGTTCCGTTACGGGAACGTTTACAACCATCACCGTGTCATAGCTAACGATGTCGAAAGCAGGACCATAACAACGCAAGGAGACAACACGGACGCTCCGGATTCCCCCATGTCCTACGATAAGGTCCGCGGGAAAGTGGTCGGAGTCAACCATGTTCTGGGAGAACTCGTCACATTCGTCAAGGCCTATGTCCTGGTGATTCTGATCTTCTTCGTTGCGGTGTATGTCGCAATCAGGCTCGTCGAGGAGATCAGGAAAGAGAAAGGGGCTTCCTGA